From a single Sphingosinicellaceae bacterium genomic region:
- a CDS encoding glycosyltransferase family 4 protein, producing the protein MRRTAVPATVSRLPSPVRSAVAYLTNAYPRPSHSFIRREILALERQGFTVERYSIRPLEGVLPDPEDQREAKRTRILLDGRLGVLAGSFAAFAVTRPRRLLDALGATLGMCRSPAALPRHIAYLVEACRLVRQLEAAGIRHVHVHFGTNPAAVARLAARLGRLTYSFTVHGPDEFDAPVGLSLAAKARDAAFVVAISSYGRGQLMRWLASADWSRIEVVRCGVDPKFQTAIAAPVADVGLASRRLVCIARLSAQKGLPLLIEAAALLAERRAFELRIIGGGELHAALQAQITAAGLDRQVRLMGTQPSDVVRSELLGGRALVSPSLAEGLPVVMMEALGLGRPVVATSIAGVPELVDAGCGWLVPSGSAERLADAMSAALDATPATLAAMGEEGRRRVRAAHDADTNAHRLAALLRPLVLEG; encoded by the coding sequence GTGCGCCGCACCGCTGTTCCGGCGACGGTGTCCCGGCTGCCGTCGCCGGTGCGGTCGGCGGTGGCCTATCTCACCAACGCCTATCCGCGCCCGAGCCACAGCTTCATCCGGCGCGAGATACTGGCGCTGGAGCGTCAGGGCTTCACGGTCGAGCGCTATTCGATCCGGCCACTGGAGGGCGTGCTCCCCGACCCCGAGGACCAACGCGAGGCGAAGCGCACCCGGATTTTGCTCGATGGCCGGCTCGGCGTCCTCGCGGGGTCGTTCGCGGCATTCGCCGTCACGCGGCCGCGGCGGCTGCTGGATGCCCTCGGTGCGACGCTCGGTATGTGCCGGTCGCCCGCCGCGCTGCCCCGCCACATCGCCTATCTGGTCGAGGCCTGCCGCCTGGTGCGCCAGCTCGAGGCCGCCGGCATCCGCCATGTCCACGTCCATTTCGGGACCAATCCCGCAGCCGTCGCGCGACTGGCAGCGCGGCTTGGCCGGCTGACCTACAGCTTCACCGTGCACGGCCCCGACGAGTTCGATGCACCGGTCGGGTTGTCGCTGGCGGCCAAGGCGAGGGACGCGGCGTTCGTCGTCGCGATCTCCAGTTATGGCCGCGGCCAGCTGATGCGCTGGCTGGCATCGGCGGACTGGTCGCGCATCGAGGTCGTCCGCTGCGGTGTCGATCCGAAGTTCCAGACGGCGATCGCCGCCCCGGTGGCCGACGTCGGCCTGGCCTCGCGACGGCTGGTCTGCATTGCGCGTCTTAGTGCGCAAAAGGGCCTGCCGCTGCTGATCGAGGCGGCCGCGCTGCTCGCCGAGCGTCGCGCCTTCGAACTGCGTATCATCGGCGGCGGCGAACTCCACGCTGCCCTGCAGGCGCAGATCACCGCCGCGGGCCTCGATCGCCAGGTTCGCCTGATGGGCACGCAGCCGTCGGACGTCGTGCGGTCCGAACTGCTCGGGGGGAGGGCGCTGGTCTCACCAAGCCTTGCCGAAGGGTTGCCGGTGGTGATGATGGAGGCGCTCGGCCTCGGGCGTCCGGTCGTTGCGACCAGCATTGCCGGTGTGCCCGAACTCGTCGACGCCGGTTGCGGCTGGCTGGTGCCGTCGGGATCGGCGGAGCGGCTGGCGGACGCGATGTCGGCCGCGCTCGATGCCACCCCCGCGACGCTGGCGGCGATGGGGGAGGAGGGGCGGCGTCGCGTCCGTGCCGCTCATGACGCCGATACCAACGCACACCGGTTGGCGGCGCTGTTGCGGCCGCTGGTGTTGGAGGGCTGA
- a CDS encoding acyltransferase produces the protein MLRSRPIAPAIDHVLPQLTSLRYFAALLVMVSHLDFLKQSTAAPLRRIYDGFLHEGYCGVSFFFVLSGLILSHAYRDALLSRRITVTAYLARRAARILPMHWLVALPFIAWLALAEGRPIEPLLVTLNLLLLHAWAVPGTLHFSLNGPSWSLSVEMFFYAMFPLLILLPRAVLARIATLQFTGIAAMALAAAILVPGFSPDIEWLFYVNPLVRLLEFITGMLVYDAWRQGHLRAWAGTRFELVLVALVPACMAGFVALDVPLPLRWQLAYLPLAAALVFVFACGDGMISRGLRSRVLVGLGEASFSLYLIHRPIFTLVARLSQPLSPAAEIATAGGLLAGCSLLSIVVHRHVEAPVTARLNRALASHAVARGLRQGISR, from the coding sequence GTGCTGAGATCGCGGCCGATCGCGCCCGCCATCGACCACGTCCTCCCGCAACTGACATCGCTGCGCTATTTCGCGGCGCTGCTGGTGATGGTCTCGCACCTCGATTTCCTGAAGCAGTCGACCGCGGCACCGCTCCGCCGGATCTACGATGGCTTCCTGCACGAAGGTTATTGCGGGGTGTCGTTCTTCTTCGTGCTTTCGGGCCTGATCCTCAGCCACGCCTACCGCGACGCGCTGCTGTCCCGGCGGATCACCGTCACGGCGTATCTCGCCCGGCGTGCGGCGCGCATCCTGCCGATGCACTGGCTGGTGGCGCTGCCGTTCATCGCGTGGCTGGCGCTGGCCGAGGGCCGCCCGATCGAGCCGCTGCTGGTGACGCTCAACCTGCTGCTGCTGCACGCCTGGGCGGTCCCCGGCACGCTGCACTTCTCGCTGAACGGGCCGTCGTGGAGCCTGTCGGTGGAGATGTTCTTCTACGCGATGTTCCCGCTGCTGATCCTGCTGCCGCGCGCGGTGCTGGCGCGGATCGCGACGCTGCAGTTTACCGGCATCGCCGCGATGGCGCTGGCGGCGGCGATACTGGTGCCGGGCTTTTCGCCCGACATCGAGTGGCTGTTCTATGTCAATCCGCTGGTCCGGCTGCTTGAGTTCATCACCGGCATGCTGGTCTACGATGCCTGGCGCCAAGGCCATCTCCGCGCCTGGGCCGGGACCCGGTTCGAGCTCGTGCTGGTCGCTCTGGTACCGGCCTGCATGGCGGGGTTTGTAGCGCTCGACGTGCCGTTGCCGCTGCGCTGGCAACTCGCCTACTTGCCCCTGGCGGCAGCGCTGGTTTTCGTGTTCGCCTGTGGTGACGGCATGATTTCCCGCGGGCTGCGGTCGCGGGTGCTGGTCGGTCTCGGCGAAGCGTCCTTCTCGCTCTACCTCATCCACCGCCCGATCTTCACATTGGTGGCTCGCCTGTCCCAGCCGCTGTCACCCGCGGCGGAGATCGCCACGGCGGGCGGGCTGCTGGCCGGGTGCAGCCTGTTGTCGATCGTCGTCCACCGCCACGTCGAAGCACCGGTCACCGCGCGCCTCAACCGGGCGCTGGCATCGCATGCGGTCGCGCGCGGCCTGCGCCAGGGGATTTCGCGATGA
- a CDS encoding glycosyltransferase family 4 protein, producing the protein MTRPRVLLLAEVANPEFVSVPLIAWSLSEAIGRNVDAHMVTHVRNRDAILRQGWREGEDFTILDTEWATRRIWDLARLLGGRDNKGWTIHQALAPLGCFAFEETAWRRFKPDLLAGRFDIVHRITPMSPTTPSLLGRRLKRLGIPFVVGPLNGGVPWPPGFQDRMRREREALSYLRSAFKLIPGYRAMRRDAAALLSGSLFTLSEMPASAAPRSFYFPENGIDPARFDKSRTRAATLPLRGAFIGRLVPYKAADVLIRAAEPLLRSGKLHLDIIGDGPERDSLAAQVAGLGLESQVTLHGNIEHRSVQDILSECDFLACPSVREFGGGVVLEAMALGVVPIVADYGGQTELLDDQCGIRIPFTDVASLECGFREALDGLARDPARLDAMGVLARQRIADHFTWERKAAKILKLYDWCLYGGNRPVLDALPAVHSRVAEPQALRRSVLADGIVAG; encoded by the coding sequence ATGACGCGGCCGCGCGTCCTGCTGCTGGCCGAGGTGGCGAACCCCGAGTTCGTCAGCGTGCCGCTGATCGCGTGGAGTCTGTCCGAAGCGATCGGCCGGAATGTCGATGCCCACATGGTCACCCATGTCCGCAACCGCGACGCCATCCTTCGCCAGGGTTGGCGCGAGGGCGAGGATTTTACCATCCTCGACACCGAATGGGCGACGCGGCGAATCTGGGATCTGGCCCGGCTGCTGGGCGGCCGTGACAACAAGGGTTGGACGATCCACCAGGCGCTCGCGCCGCTCGGCTGCTTCGCCTTCGAGGAGACGGCGTGGCGGCGCTTCAAGCCCGATCTCCTCGCCGGGCGCTTCGACATCGTCCACCGGATTACGCCGATGAGCCCGACGACGCCCAGCCTGCTCGGGCGGCGGCTGAAGCGGCTGGGTATCCCGTTCGTCGTCGGTCCGCTCAACGGCGGCGTGCCGTGGCCCCCCGGCTTCCAGGACCGCATGCGCCGCGAGCGCGAGGCGCTGTCGTACCTGCGCAGTGCCTTCAAGTTGATCCCCGGCTACCGCGCCATGCGCCGCGACGCTGCCGCGCTGTTGTCGGGGTCGCTATTCACGCTATCCGAAATGCCGGCGAGCGCCGCGCCACGCAGTTTCTATTTTCCCGAAAACGGCATCGATCCCGCACGGTTCGACAAGTCCCGGACACGCGCGGCCACCCTCCCGTTACGGGGTGCATTCATCGGTCGATTGGTGCCCTACAAAGCCGCTGACGTGCTCATCCGTGCTGCCGAACCGCTGCTGCGCTCGGGCAAGCTTCATCTCGACATCATCGGCGACGGGCCGGAGCGGGACTCTCTGGCGGCGCAAGTTGCGGGACTTGGCTTGGAAAGCCAGGTGACGCTGCACGGCAATATCGAGCACCGCTCCGTCCAGGATATCCTGTCCGAGTGCGATTTCCTCGCCTGTCCCAGCGTCCGCGAGTTCGGCGGCGGTGTCGTGCTCGAGGCGATGGCGCTTGGCGTCGTGCCGATCGTTGCGGACTACGGCGGCCAGACCGAGCTCCTCGATGACCAATGCGGCATTCGCATCCCGTTCACTGACGTCGCCAGCCTGGAGTGCGGTTTCCGCGAGGCCCTCGACGGATTGGCGCGCGATCCTGCCCGGCTCGATGCGATGGGCGTGCTGGCTCGGCAGCGTATCGCGGACCATTTCACTTGGGAGCGGAAGGCCGCGAAGATCCTCAAACTTTACGATTGGTGCCTTTATGGAGGCAATCGACCGGTTCTCGATGCGCTGCCGGCGGTGCACTCGCGGGTCGCGGAGCCTCAGGCCTTGCGGCGGTCGGTGCTCGCCGATGGCATCGTGGCAGGCTGA
- a CDS encoding glycosyltransferase: MMDGLAWLVVAPVALPVVVFAAECIAGFAGAGAARATPAPPPFVVIMPAHDEAAGIGRAITAVRGQLRPCDRLLVVADNCTDDTAAIARGLGAEVVERRNSVERGKGHALAFGCAALAGSPPDIVIVLDADCWPEPDALLRLAAAAATGDVVQGRYELATPAGAGTAAQVSGFAFAVKNVVRQRGLQRLGGPALLQGSGMAFPWAVFRGAPLASANLVEDMELGIALARAGDRIRFLDGARFGSAASSRDATVTQRTRWEHGTLATGWRAAPGLWGAALRGRPRLALLALDLIVPPLALLAALVLAAIGIAGGAALIGGSVLPVLAALTLGMMLSGAVLLGWLAVGRQHLSPATLAGVPAYMLWKLPIYLRLAGRRQRLWVRTHRDV; this comes from the coding sequence ATCATGGACGGTCTAGCCTGGCTCGTCGTGGCGCCGGTCGCCCTTCCGGTGGTGGTATTCGCCGCGGAATGCATTGCCGGCTTCGCGGGCGCGGGAGCCGCGCGGGCGACACCCGCACCGCCGCCCTTCGTCGTGATCATGCCCGCCCACGACGAGGCCGCCGGCATCGGCCGCGCGATCACGGCGGTGCGCGGCCAATTGCGGCCCTGCGACCGGTTGCTGGTCGTCGCCGACAATTGCACCGACGATACGGCTGCCATCGCCCGGGGGCTTGGTGCCGAGGTCGTCGAGCGCCGGAACAGTGTCGAGCGCGGCAAGGGCCATGCGCTGGCCTTCGGGTGTGCGGCGCTTGCCGGGTCGCCGCCGGACATAGTGATCGTCCTAGATGCCGATTGCTGGCCGGAGCCGGATGCCCTGCTACGACTGGCGGCCGCTGCCGCGACGGGCGACGTCGTGCAGGGCCGCTACGAATTGGCGACGCCCGCCGGTGCCGGCACCGCGGCGCAGGTGTCGGGCTTTGCCTTCGCGGTGAAGAACGTCGTGCGCCAGCGCGGGCTGCAGCGGCTCGGTGGCCCGGCGCTGCTGCAGGGATCCGGGATGGCCTTCCCGTGGGCGGTGTTCCGCGGGGCCCCGCTGGCCAGCGCCAACCTCGTCGAGGATATGGAGCTCGGGATTGCGCTGGCCCGTGCCGGCGACCGCATCCGCTTCCTCGACGGCGCCCGCTTCGGAAGCGCCGCCAGCAGCCGCGACGCAACGGTGACGCAACGCACCCGCTGGGAGCACGGCACGCTGGCGACCGGCTGGCGCGCCGCCCCGGGCCTGTGGGGGGCGGCGCTGAGGGGCCGGCCGCGGCTGGCACTGCTGGCGCTCGACCTGATCGTACCGCCGCTGGCGCTGCTGGCGGCGCTGGTGCTCGCGGCCATCGGTATCGCCGGCGGCGCGGCACTGATCGGCGGGTCCGTGCTGCCGGTGCTGGCGGCATTGACCCTCGGGATGATGTTGTCGGGCGCTGTGCTGCTGGGTTGGCTGGCGGTCGGTCGGCAACATCTCAGCCCCGCCACGCTGGCCGGCGTGCCCGCCTACATGCTGTGGAAGCTGCCGATCTACCTTCGACTGGCGGGCCGACGCCAGCGCCTGTGGGTGAGGACCCATCGCGATGTCTGA
- a CDS encoding oligosaccharide flippase family protein, whose translation MTAAPMPMEPVMPRWRARMGSSVSLVTITVVLMTALRLPSTVILTRLLSPEDFGVTAITGAIITVLLMMSDLGFGVFVIQHAQGDDPRFLDVVWTVRLVRSVVLTIGLALLARPLAMLVGQPALTLAIAVTALHFIIESSSSLSLMTVVRQQKLLRLSILDVGSTAIQIGLGIAFALVMHNYWAIIIGGLLANVIKSVLSYTAFPGSRRRLAFDRGLFIEMWRFGRTILGAHTIQVLLSQVDKLVLSRLFSLNLFGVYSVAMNLAGAPSAFTTSYPSRVLLPAYAHAHRVAPATLRDVYYDGRRMVMMLYLATMGGFIGFAPATIHILYDPRYALAGSYLGILAVAPLIGLNNYAAREVLISIGQVRPLLVANIVRLVWLAGAGTAGFLAFGPIGLVAAVGTIEVPVQVYNWWQLRRNNLLKVDQELLMLAVAGAGVAAGLAGTRMFTAAFG comes from the coding sequence ATGACCGCCGCGCCGATGCCGATGGAGCCAGTCATGCCGCGATGGCGCGCGCGCATGGGGAGCAGCGTGTCGCTGGTGACGATCACGGTCGTCCTGATGACCGCCCTGCGCCTGCCCAGCACGGTCATCCTGACGCGCCTGCTCAGCCCCGAGGATTTCGGCGTCACCGCCATCACCGGGGCCATCATAACGGTGCTGCTGATGATGTCGGACCTCGGCTTCGGCGTGTTCGTCATCCAGCACGCGCAGGGCGACGATCCGCGTTTCCTGGATGTCGTGTGGACGGTGCGCCTGGTGCGGTCGGTGGTGCTGACGATCGGGCTGGCGCTGCTGGCGAGACCGCTCGCGATGCTCGTCGGACAGCCGGCGCTGACCCTGGCGATCGCGGTCACGGCGCTGCATTTCATCATCGAAAGCTCGTCGTCATTGTCGTTGATGACGGTCGTCCGCCAGCAGAAACTGCTGCGCCTCAGCATCCTCGACGTCGGCTCGACGGCGATCCAGATCGGGCTCGGGATCGCCTTCGCGCTCGTCATGCACAATTACTGGGCGATCATCATCGGCGGCCTGTTGGCGAACGTCATCAAATCGGTGCTGAGCTACACCGCGTTTCCCGGCTCACGCCGTCGGCTGGCCTTCGACCGCGGGCTCTTTATCGAGATGTGGCGCTTCGGACGGACGATTTTGGGTGCCCATACCATCCAGGTACTGCTGTCGCAGGTCGACAAACTGGTGCTGTCGCGACTGTTCTCGTTGAACCTGTTCGGCGTCTACAGCGTGGCGATGAACCTGGCGGGCGCACCGTCGGCGTTCACCACCAGCTACCCGAGCCGGGTGTTGCTGCCGGCCTACGCGCATGCGCACCGCGTTGCCCCCGCGACGCTCCGCGACGTGTACTACGACGGTCGCCGGATGGTGATGATGCTCTATCTGGCGACGATGGGCGGCTTCATCGGCTTTGCACCCGCCACGATCCATATCCTCTACGATCCGCGCTACGCGCTGGCGGGCAGCTATCTCGGCATTCTCGCCGTCGCCCCGCTGATCGGCCTCAACAATTATGCAGCGCGCGAAGTGCTCATTTCGATCGGGCAGGTGCGGCCGTTGCTGGTCGCCAACATCGTCCGGCTGGTATGGTTGGCGGGAGCGGGCACGGCGGGTTTCCTGGCGTTCGGGCCGATCGGGCTCGTCGCCGCTGTCGGCACAATCGAGGTGCCGGTGCAGGTCTACAACTGGTGGCAGCTGCGCCGGAACAACCTGCTCAAGGTCGATCAGGAACTGCTCATGCTGGCGGTCGCCGGCGCCGGTGTCGCTGCCGGTCTCGCCGGCACCCGGATGTTCACGGCGGCGTTCGGCTGA
- a CDS encoding glycosyltransferase: MSTDIIFYMRSLHNGGVDRVVFNLAEEFMARGLGVVIAVDYDNQFSPFRTLLPVGARYEVLEARGPIARLRKLMRLIRDERPRAVMCTSFGFPNVFAVAARMIAGASFHLMLTEHCFPSVDRAAPRPWQARYWFFPIAHFAYPHADSIVAVSEGTGDDLARVISIDRASVQCIYNPIVSETLLAQARQPVEHPWFTPGAPPVVIAVGRMEAQKNFALLIRAFAKVSAARDCRLMILGDGSERVMLEALVQSLELGERVSMPGFKPNPHAYVAKAATLVLSSDFESLANVVIEAMAVGTPVVATDCPSGPAEALGGGRHGRLVKVGDVDGMAAAIEAAIVDGAPPVPAEWLAQFSTPRVADRYLELMC; this comes from the coding sequence ATGAGCACCGACATCATCTTCTACATGCGGTCGCTTCACAACGGCGGGGTCGACCGGGTGGTCTTCAACCTCGCCGAGGAGTTCATGGCGCGCGGGCTCGGCGTCGTCATCGCGGTCGATTACGACAACCAGTTCTCGCCCTTCCGAACCCTGCTCCCGGTCGGCGCGCGCTATGAGGTGCTTGAGGCACGCGGGCCGATCGCCCGGCTGCGCAAGCTGATGCGCCTGATCCGCGACGAGCGACCGCGCGCCGTGATGTGCACCAGCTTCGGCTTCCCCAACGTCTTCGCGGTCGCGGCGCGAATGATCGCCGGGGCCTCGTTCCACCTGATGCTGACCGAGCATTGCTTCCCGTCCGTCGACCGCGCCGCGCCGCGGCCGTGGCAGGCGCGCTACTGGTTCTTTCCGATCGCGCATTTCGCCTACCCGCACGCCGATTCGATTGTCGCCGTTTCGGAAGGCACCGGCGACGACCTTGCCCGGGTGATCTCGATCGACCGCGCCAGCGTCCAGTGCATCTACAACCCGATCGTCAGCGAGACCTTGCTTGCTCAGGCCCGGCAGCCGGTCGAGCATCCATGGTTCACCCCCGGCGCGCCGCCGGTGGTCATCGCGGTCGGCCGGATGGAGGCGCAGAAGAATTTCGCGCTGCTGATCCGGGCCTTCGCCAAGGTTTCCGCCGCCCGTGATTGCCGCCTGATGATCCTCGGCGACGGTTCGGAGCGCGTCATGCTCGAAGCGCTGGTCCAGTCGCTGGAGCTTGGCGAGCGGGTCTCGATGCCTGGCTTCAAGCCCAATCCCCACGCCTATGTCGCCAAGGCCGCGACGCTGGTGCTGTCGTCGGATTTCGAAAGCCTGGCCAATGTCGTCATCGAGGCGATGGCCGTCGGCACGCCGGTGGTCGCCACCGACTGCCCGTCCGGTCCGGCCGAGGCGCTCGGCGGCGGGCGGCACGGCCGGCTGGTGAAGGTCGGCGACGTCGACGGCATGGCGGCGGCGATCGAGGCCGCAATCGTCGACGGCGCGCCGCCGGTCCCGGCCGAGTGGCTGGCGCAGTTCTCCACGCCGCGTGTCGCCGACCGGTACCTGGAGTTGATGTGCTGA
- a CDS encoding O-antigen ligase family protein, whose translation MTSLIAILLLSFATLAALRLALPATLRHRIGGREFTMAALLPTVAIFSPQYFIFAGAMLAIVGMAPSLGGARPYRTADAMETRLRLMVFALPLLPMLQYTAMISTFTIAQLQSTALLCAGGIAALLNSDLRTPRARLATWDAGFAMLMLVQLFMDVRDNDVMYALRSIVQIIINLGLPYFIISRAAAMAKEPSQLLVALLFAACILSTIAVFESFRHWLLYEDMIRRVGGDPERISGYTKLRGGMLRARASFSESTGLGLFLGVMLSVLFALRRQVGSTRLAWLMATILLAGLMVTFARVGYVALAAGIVLSILHERRYRLLAVVAAILPPFYLGLRALGQVVPVIGASIGSSADSVGSVSYRSQLMDAGRELIAQNPLFGLGIHDLVARLSFLKQGEGIVDFVNQPLTILMRAGLIGGALYFLMTFRLAWDLFRQPGRDPALRAGAAACFAGLGALLAGLTTTSYGRNDITFFALLALGAGLMARQSSSVAAQPNAAVNIRVPARPAATPAPATASMSSS comes from the coding sequence GTGACATCGCTGATCGCCATCCTGCTGCTCAGTTTCGCGACGTTGGCAGCGCTCCGGCTGGCCCTGCCGGCGACCCTGCGCCACCGTATTGGCGGGCGCGAATTCACGATGGCGGCGCTGCTGCCGACGGTGGCGATCTTCAGCCCGCAGTATTTCATCTTTGCCGGTGCCATGTTGGCGATCGTCGGGATGGCGCCATCGCTCGGCGGCGCGCGACCGTACCGCACCGCCGATGCCATGGAGACGCGCTTGCGGCTGATGGTGTTTGCGCTGCCGCTGCTCCCGATGCTGCAGTACACCGCGATGATATCGACCTTCACCATCGCGCAGTTGCAATCGACGGCACTGCTTTGCGCCGGCGGCATTGCGGCGCTGCTCAACAGCGACCTCCGGACGCCGAGGGCTCGCCTTGCCACCTGGGATGCCGGCTTCGCCATGCTGATGCTCGTCCAGCTGTTCATGGACGTGCGGGATAACGACGTGATGTACGCGCTGCGCAGCATCGTGCAGATCATCATCAACCTCGGACTGCCTTACTTCATCATCAGCCGCGCCGCGGCGATGGCCAAAGAGCCTTCGCAATTGCTGGTGGCGCTGCTGTTCGCGGCCTGCATCCTGTCCACGATCGCGGTGTTCGAAAGCTTCCGCCACTGGCTGCTGTACGAGGACATGATCCGCCGCGTCGGCGGCGATCCCGAGCGAATATCGGGCTACACCAAGCTTCGCGGCGGCATGCTGCGAGCCCGTGCCAGCTTCTCAGAATCGACCGGCCTCGGGCTGTTTCTCGGCGTCATGCTTTCTGTCCTGTTCGCGCTGCGGCGGCAGGTCGGATCGACGCGACTGGCCTGGCTGATGGCGACGATCTTGTTGGCCGGGCTGATGGTGACCTTTGCCCGCGTCGGCTACGTCGCGCTCGCCGCCGGCATCGTCCTGTCGATCCTCCACGAACGCCGCTACCGCCTGCTGGCCGTGGTCGCGGCGATCCTGCCGCCGTTCTACCTGGGCCTGAGGGCGCTCGGTCAGGTCGTACCCGTCATCGGCGCATCGATCGGCAGCAGTGCCGATTCCGTCGGGTCGGTCAGCTACCGGTCGCAACTGATGGACGCAGGCCGCGAGCTGATCGCCCAGAATCCGCTGTTCGGCCTCGGCATCCATGACCTCGTCGCCCGGCTGTCGTTTCTCAAGCAGGGGGAGGGCATTGTCGATTTCGTCAACCAGCCGCTGACCATCCTGATGCGCGCCGGCCTGATTGGCGGCGCACTGTATTTCCTGATGACCTTCCGGCTCGCCTGGGACCTGTTTCGCCAGCCCGGCCGGGATCCGGCCCTGCGCGCCGGTGCCGCCGCCTGCTTCGCCGGTCTCGGCGCCCTGCTCGCCGGGCTGACGACAACGAGCTATGGCCGCAACGACATCACATTCTTCGCGCTGCTGGCGTTGGGAGCAGGGCTGATGGCGCGGCAGTCCAGCAGCGTCGCCGCTCAGCCGAACGCCGCCGTGAACATCCGGGTGCCGGCGAGACCGGCAGCGACACCGGCGCCGGCGACCGCCAGCATGAGCAGTTCCTGA
- a CDS encoding glycosyltransferase family 4 protein, whose amino-acid sequence MSRVPRSALIVAENISRRMSGETVLPYHYLAGLRQLGTHARAICHARCRDDLRADLPPELFALIDFVEDSPLQYAIYRIGQWFPYRVEDLVFNQLIHVITQFRMRGAVRRIIAEHGIEVVLEPAPIAPKALSFMYGLGVPVVIGPMSGGMELPPAFRRMDGRMVRWAITGARHGAGLLHRLIPGKLRAAALIVGNSRTRRAVPRGTTGEIREVMESGVEFERWAPKQHHPLPSGTPVSFVFCSRFVDWKGIKYLVEAFRPLAREGGARLELVGDGELYDDIAAQVAAAEMQDAVVLHGRLKFDDYIALLESADVYVTPSLRECGGMAMMEAMAIGLPVVSLRWGGGAQYASDACALFVDPVSEAAVVTGLTEAMRTLARSHDLRRTMGAAARQRIIDADLGWAAKVRDVAAIMAEMVDAARTPAVAEPVPQVAAIPAMRSSR is encoded by the coding sequence ATGAGCCGCGTGCCGCGCAGTGCGCTGATCGTCGCCGAGAACATCTCGCGGCGGATGAGCGGCGAAACCGTGCTGCCGTACCACTATCTGGCCGGCCTGCGGCAGCTCGGCACCCACGCCCGCGCCATTTGCCACGCCCGCTGCCGCGACGACCTGCGCGCCGACCTGCCGCCGGAGCTGTTCGCGCTGATCGACTTCGTCGAGGATTCACCGCTCCAGTACGCGATCTACCGGATCGGCCAATGGTTTCCGTACCGGGTCGAGGACCTCGTCTTCAACCAGCTGATCCACGTCATCACCCAGTTCCGGATGCGCGGTGCGGTCCGGCGCATCATCGCCGAGCACGGTATCGAAGTGGTGCTGGAGCCGGCCCCGATCGCGCCCAAGGCGCTGAGCTTCATGTACGGCCTCGGCGTGCCGGTGGTGATCGGGCCGATGAGCGGCGGGATGGAGCTGCCGCCGGCCTTTCGCCGGATGGACGGCCGGATGGTGCGCTGGGCAATTACCGGTGCACGGCACGGCGCCGGACTGCTGCACCGGCTGATCCCGGGCAAATTGCGCGCCGCGGCGCTGATCGTCGGCAACAGCCGCACCAGGCGGGCGGTGCCGCGCGGCACCACGGGCGAAATCCGCGAGGTCATGGAGAGCGGCGTCGAGTTCGAGCGCTGGGCCCCGAAGCAGCACCACCCGTTGCCATCGGGCACGCCGGTGTCGTTCGTGTTCTGCAGCCGCTTCGTCGACTGGAAGGGCATCAAGTACCTGGTCGAGGCCTTCCGGCCGCTGGCGCGCGAGGGCGGTGCCCGGCTCGAGCTGGTCGGCGACGGCGAGCTCTACGACGACATCGCCGCACAGGTCGCGGCGGCGGAAATGCAGGACGCCGTCGTGCTGCACGGCCGGCTCAAGTTCGACGATTATATCGCGCTGCTCGAAAGCGCCGATGTCTACGTGACACCCTCGCTGCGGGAATGCGGGGGCATGGCGATGATGGAGGCGATGGCGATCGGCCTGCCGGTGGTGTCGCTGCGCTGGGGCGGCGGCGCGCAATACGCCAGCGATGCCTGCGCGCTGTTCGTCGATCCGGTGTCCGAGGCCGCGGTCGTCACCGGGCTGACCGAGGCGATGCGGACGCTGGCGCGGTCGCACGACCTGCGCCGCACGATGGGTGCCGCCGCCCGCCAGCGCATCATCGACGCCGATCTCGGCTGGGCGGCCAAGGTTCGCGACGTCGCCGCGATCATGGCGGAAATGGTCGATGCGGCACGAACGCCGGCGGTCGCGGAGCCTGTCCCCCAGGTCGCCGCCATCCCGGCCATGAGGAGCAGTCGATGA